Within the Medicago truncatula cultivar Jemalong A17 chromosome 4, MtrunA17r5.0-ANR, whole genome shotgun sequence genome, the region ttctgcttggaaatgttgctcttcgtatgggtaacttgcaggtgatcgagaataagttgttgttagattgctgtcgtgagtggactatctctcacgtgtgtctttaggtgctctgatacgtaacgggatgagacaTTTgctattgcttttctattccttacgtattactttatgaagttcatgattatgtttttagattggattcttatgagatgtttatgatgaggccttcgtgccaaagactgtttttagatgttgaataaattccgctgcgaagtattaattattatgttgttgaactTTGAAGGTTAAAATGGTTATTTATTTCGATTTACGATTTTATGAAATGAAGcatgacattccgtttatgtgttgaatactctgattatatgcgaaatttttatgtttgaaaaacggggtgttacagtaccccttaaaaaaatataataaataaaatatgaaggtAGTATTGAAAACACGTGTCAAGGATTACACTTTTGTTGTAATTAATAGAACAAGGATTGTGCTACTATCCGATTATGGATAGAATTTATGACATGAAATCTAAAGTATCCATATAAGTCAAAGTGCCAAACAGCGATGTGATACCGATTTATTGACTTTTGAGGACGAGAACCCATGTGTCCGTTGTTGAAAAGGTAATGGGATTGTTGGTGGTTGGCTGGCACTCTCGTCTTCTATCACCTCATTGCATTCTCTCAAATTGATATGGCTTTTCTAACATTAATGCTATGCATGCATGGTTCACAAAAGCAAGtaaaagtgaagaaaatgaaagtgaaaaaGTGAAAGAAAGAAACTAAAGAGCAACAATCTGTAAGGAGAGATTTAGAGTAGAAATTAAGTGAGATGGTATTTTGTTTCATAGATGAGAAAGTGGAacgaaatgaaaaaataaataaaaattcctTGAGGAaagatgaaatatatatttatattgtttggtcaatgaattatgaaatatatttacttattaaatgatgtaaatatttgtgtttttttttttttaaatcacataaatactcttaaataaattaaattccaataaatagattaaaataaaaatatacttttaataaaataattttttcttatcaataaCTATCACATGGTTGTTTGTCCTCAAATTTTAACTCAAATGGACCCAAGAGCGCTTAGATGAGATGGAACGGTTCTCTTCTAGCTTAACCAAGGTTCTGGGTTCGAATCCAGCCTTGGGCATGCAGCAtcgttaaaactcttagggagaGCTTGCCGCCCATTTGGGTCCAACAATTCTCGAGGGATTAGTCTCTGCAGTTGCGCGCGGAGGATACCCGGTAGTTTTAGGAACTTGAGTTCAAACTCGAGAGCTTCTGTTATTCGTCATATATACTTAAATTGGATCATCTCTTTGCAATCACTCtcctcttctccctccttccacaacatctctctctctctctcaaatatATCCTTTCAATCCCTATCTCCTTCTTCCTCCTTCCACAACTTGTTTCTATCACTCTCTTGatattttctctctccctctctcttgatcttctttctttattttctctctctctcttgatcttctttaaaaaatttatagagagatagacacaacaTTTGAAAGGAGAGAGAAGGAATTAGTGAGAAGAATGTGAACATTTGGATCCCTCAACGTGTGTGAGAGAGAGTTTTAATTATCGCCAAACTTcttataatgaaaataaataaataaaaatacttgttcatgataaaaaaaaaaaaatattaaaaattttaaaaatatattttatgttaaataTACATAAACATGATAATTGattattaagaaaacaaaactaattaatcattgaatttcacttttttatttatatttaattttgcaataaaatttttcaataaatgataAGTGAGCATATAGAAGACAAATTCACTCTATCGATCTTTATTATTTGAGCACACACTAATCAATCATTTTCCAAATACACAAGGAGTATATATTtgcccaaaaaaatatatgaaatagaGAGCATATGGAAGACAAACTTGAAAGaatacattttcaaaatcattatATTTTCTCTTATGCTTATTAGTTgaagttaaaatataaatacGACTATCGAAAGTAAATTGACCCGAATGTTTTGCTTGTGTTAGGATTGGTGTTGGAATCCATAGGAATGTGTTTTTATATACTCACTTATATTGTGGCTGTTTCTGTGTCTGTTGTAATTTCACTATTCCTTTGAATGATAACGTGATTTGGTTTGAAGAGGAGTTCAGTTTTCACCACTGATAAAATACCACCTTTGTCTTTATTTATGGGTGTTTtaagtaaattataaatttaaaaaaaaagttgttatgaTATTAAATTTATGGATAATTGTATTGTTTTACAGATTTATTCATGTTTTACAAAGTATTTATTACAATTTCCGAAGAAAAAAGATGTATTAGGAGTATGGTggtaaaagaaataattaatgccgctaataatataaaaaaaatcttataaaaagtCATAAGTAAAAACAAATGTCTTGTATTTAAGAGTGGAACTAAGTAAtaacaatgaaatgaaaaaagaaaacaaaaacaagaaatgaAATGTTTCACCTATTATTGCAAGTTTTTGGGTGATCTGGGAAGAAAGGAATGATAGAATTTTCCATGCTAAAGAAGATTCTCCTTAACAGCTTTTGGTGGTTTAAAGCTCAATTTTTGGCTTATCACTATAAATTTTATGATTGGTGTCAGAAcccatttttatatttaaatgttaGCTAATTGTTACTATTACTGTTTGACACTCTGTTGTAATTATTGGTTATTCTCTTTGGCACACCTTGTACCGGAGGGATAGGCTATTGGTTATTAATATATcccattttaatttgttaaaaaaaaaaaaatgcttatctatataaaatcaatagccAATTGCAAGGggacatttattaaaaaaaatgccacatCTCAAACCTCTcatccatcaatttttttttgaagaaacctCTCATCCATTAACTACTAATCTACCTCCTAATATACAAAGTACACCAAGTTTAAGTTCTAAGTAGTAAtaatttttgggtcaaaaataaGCAATAATAGTAATATTCTGACCTCCTAATCTACCTCTCTTCACAAGAGGCTATACAAAGTAGTAAATTCATTAGTTACACTTTCTAAGGAGTCTAACAAGGGCATGTCCAAAAATGCTTTCAAATGTTAAACAACTACAAAAGTCCTCATTCCTCACACATACATAAtccaataaaaaacaaaaacagaaaaatgcAATTAATGGTCCAATCCAAACAAGTGCTCAACAACAAAATATCCTAAAAAAGAAGAGTTAGGAGGTCAATATATAAAGTACTAGAACTAGTAGTAGTGTATATTAATCCTTTTAGCCATGCCTAATGCCCATGAAGTAATTAAAGTCATGATGGTGGACCTTAAGTTGCTTCAACCATGAATCTGCCACACTACATAGTGAAACCAGCTTTTCTTGGTCCCTACCACATTTTCCAGAGACCCACAAATTCCCTTGCATCTTGTACGTGGCTAAACCAAATGGTTGCAAAGAGATGCCTTCACCATCCTTCCTCTTCTCTTGAGTCTCTTCCATCTCATTATCAAGGTCCATATCTACACAAATTTTCGGCAAAAGTTGGGTCCATTTAATACACATTccttgttaattattttttatttttttctatccAAAAAGTGCAAAAAGCTAATAGGCATGGTACTTGTACATGAATGTAGGAGTGAATCGTGTACTTTTTTTGTTGCGTAACAATGATCGAATTTCACccaaattatgaaaataataagGTTAAACTGCACTTTTGGCctcctaaattttaaaatgctGCAATTTTGACctctatttaaaaataaaattttgcccTCTTTCTTTAAGGAAATATGTTCTTTTGACTCTCTAACTTTAtggaaatgtgtttttttaaccCTGAAATAAGCTCTTTTAACCCTCTATCTTTAGAGAAATAAGCTCTTTTGACcctttatctttacaaaaagtttcaatttttgcCCCCTATTTTGGGACACATGGCGTCTTCTCATTTGCTTCGCAACGTTTTGTAAAATTAAGGGgcaaaattttcatattttttattagggaatcaaaatcgcaacattttgaaactaaaggagcgaaaagtgcagtttggccaaaaaataatgaataaaagaaagaaaaataatgattttactAAATTATAAAGTAACATCCATTGATCTATTTACTAtcataaacacaaaaaaaaaaaaaaaaattaagagtggTGAACATAATAgcattaaaagtttttttttttgagggaataatTGCATTAAAAgtgattccttaaaaaaaaatagcattaaaagtgatgacacttttttttttataaatgaaataattattacGAGATAAAAGGAGTAGCTTAATCAACATATGACTGGTCCAATTTTAATACAAGGGCTGAGACCCATTACTACATGAATGCTTgacaacattaaattaaataatccaATTCCAAACATGTATAAGGAATACCTTGAAATGAAGATGAAAGTGTGTGGTAAGTGAGGAAACATGTTGAAAGATCTTTAATTGTTCTTCCCATGGGAATATGATATATTGGGTACCTAAAAACATCAACCATGAATATTGATCAAGTGATCGTAATAAATACTCAAACTCACTAGAAAGACCAAACATGAAAATTTAGTACATGTTTTGATCATTTCCAAATGTACTAATTTAACCATTTATACCTTTactaattaaagaaaaatgacaACTATAAAAGATTAAAGAATTAGTATAAGTTATAGCAAGGAATAGAAATTAATTACCAAGCAACTGCCATCCAACTTGCTGGTGAAAGATCAACACTTTTAAGTGACATCAACCCTGGGTATCTTTCTGCTAACCCATTAATCTGAAAGGGAGGGACCAATTTGTCAACCATAGAATCAACGGTTGTGCTAAAATAGCATTTTTACTAACTACTAAATTAGTGCTTAAAATCTTcacatattattataattttattttaagtattttttttttcttttagttgatccatcaaaataTCTACAACATTTCTACGTTTGTCCAGTGCATTGTAGGTTTTTTTACCGACGTCAAACACATTCCAACACCTTTCAAACTTGCGTTACAAAGCTCGTTATTCTAAATCAAGTTGTTTGAGCTCCATTGACAATGAACTCCTTCCAAGGATGTACCCGGAGAATACCGGGTTCGGTTCCCAGGGGGATCAAGCTTGACCAGTGCGCATGTCTCTACGTACGAGTCAGATTATTCGTCCACCTTTGATGGGTcagaaaccggtgcgaaagccaaaaaaaaaaagaaaaaaaagctcGTTATTATGTGGATTTATTTGGCAATTGGCATCTTTAAATAACTACTATAACAATTTATTGAAGACCAATTTTAAgtgattaacttttttttttttttttagaaatacctttattaaaatgaaattcaCTTTTGTTCCTGttaccttataaaaaaaattagttttttattttatttgagaaaaCGTTAAATATTTAGTTGAAGTTTTTATCACCtctttttgatttttcaaacaCTCGGTCCTCACTTTGTTTTTTTCACAGTTTTGGTCTCAGTTTCAAAAAATTCTAACACTTTTGACTTCCCGATTTGATTGAAAATATATCCACGAAACTGATGGAACAAAACtctaattgaaaaaattaatctaatttgGAAAAACTATATGTGGAACTAAATCCCAACAAATAGTAAgaagttgtttgggctccagtAGCAAGGAGCTCCAGTATCGGATTCGATTTTCAGGAGGAACAATGTTTGACCAGTGCGCATGTCTCTACGCACGAGCCAGATTAGTCATCCACCTTTGATGTGTCGGAAACTGGTGcgaaaacttaaaataaaataaaaaatcccaacaaataGTGATGTTTTTGTATTTCTCTCGGCTTCTATATTAAAAGTccatactaaaataaaataggtgGGACCTAGACAATAATTTAAGTAAAAGAGTCTCTTGTTGAATGAAAATCACTAAATCCAATCAATGAAAATTACAAAGATAAGGTAACCAAACCAAACAGCAAAAGTTTTGGAAGGAGAACATACACTTGAtaagtaaaataattaattataatgaatgaatatctgattgtttttgttaaaaaaaaaaaagtaaaataattaattatactccctccgatccaatttataataaaaatttgatattttagattcattgagaAATTGATGTATCTTGTCTACAATATAtactaaatacatcatttatttaaaaaaatcaaatatttcttatAGATAGGACCGATTGGAgtattaataacattaaataagtACTCATTAtaatagtaattaaatatattaataacattAAACAAGTACTTATTATAATAACTAATTCAGTTGTTATAAACATTGTATAATTTGTGTCCGATTTAAATCTCAAATTTTTTActtattcattttgaaaaaaagataaaattctaACCACAATACTACTTtatgaaacataaaataaagaaaattgaatAATATGTAATGTTCCTATCTCCACTTAACAAAGAGATAAGAACATAAGACTAGGTACAAAGTGACAATTTATTAGGCAGAGGAAAATGAGTTTTCTGGCTTCACATTGAAAAGTCAGAAGTCacaaattttctttatatactaAAAAATTCTTTAATGTTGTGCCTAATCCATAGATAAAAAATTGCCTAATCTATGGATTCTTATCATCTTCTTAGAAacatgtaattaaaaaaatgcataaagatAAAAAGATTGTCTAAGCTTTAAGAATAAAGAACATgtcaaacaataacaaaaaagcAAACTCACCTTATCAATTAGAGGAACTCTTCCATATGGAGTTGATTTTTCAAAATACTGGAAATAGAGATGACCCAATCGATCATTCATATGCCAGAGACTATCTTGCTCAGATGCTCCTTCTTCTGATGATGTCCATAGCTTATCACACTCGCTATCGTCGCTGTAAGAATCGCTGAACGAATCCCTTGTCTCACTACCAGAATCAATCTCTTCTCTGAAACACGCATTCaaaattaacatactaacatttgccGTATCAGGGAAGAAAAAGTGCATTTGGACACTaacataaaaaaagtaaaatacctGAAATTATTGGTTGTAAATATTTGTATTGCAGAGAGGTAAGGAACATAGTATTGGACAAGTGTCTCCTCATTTTTAAAGTTGATTGGAACTCCAACTCCATAGGCACTCCATTCATTGAAACAATTCCAAAGATCACTCAGAGTGAAATATTCAACTGTTTCTCTATCACACGGATGCCATAAACGGTTAAGGTTTCTAATCTCATGCtgtcaaataacaaaaacaaaataaaataagttcatAATCACCCAATATAGtaaaaccaaaaacataaaagaaagaaagaatggAAAGAATATGAAAAACCTTTTGTAGAAACTTAGATGGTACAATAGGTGTTGTATGGTGAAGAAAGCAATCAAGGTTAGACCTAGATTGCATTGATCTCATTGTGTATatgaaaggaagaaagaaaattcAGCTTCTATCTCAACCTTGAAGAAAATGAGAACccaaataagagaaaaataaagggagaagagagagaaataattatagttatagggattgaaaaaaaatcaaaaataaaaaaacatatactaaaaaagagtaaaaaattTGTAGCATTTATTATTACCCATTTTTTACACCGAAAAATACTCAATCtatgtcttttttatttcttagacATTAATATTTCTTAAACAACATTGTTGTGAATTTAATACACTGTTTCTTTTTCTGTAACAAATAGCAATTTTCTCTTTATGTCGCTGTTAAAGTTCAAAATTAGACTAACCTTGAAGAAAACTCAATCTAACCATGTTTTTGTTTCATGCGTTTATAAGAAAGGTTAGTAACACGTTCACGCTTTAACCTTAAACCttgtaaaacaaacaaagtgcatagaaaaacaac harbors:
- the LOC25491993 gene encoding uncharacterized protein; translation: MRSMQSRSNLDCFLHHTTPIVPSKFLQKHEIRNLNRLWHPCDRETVEYFTLSDLWNCFNEWSAYGVGVPINFKNEETLVQYYVPYLSAIQIFTTNNFREEIDSGSETRDSFSDSYSDDSECDKLWTSSEEGASEQDSLWHMNDRLGHLYFQYFEKSTPYGRVPLIDKINGLAERYPGLMSLKSVDLSPASWMAVAWYPIYHIPMGRTIKDLSTCFLTYHTLSSSFQDMDLDNEMEETQEKRKDGEGISLQPFGLATYKMQGNLWVSGKCGRDQEKLVSLCSVADSWLKQLKVHHHDFNYFMGIRHG